A window from Drosophila yakuba strain Tai18E2 chromosome 3L, Prin_Dyak_Tai18E2_2.1, whole genome shotgun sequence encodes these proteins:
- the LOC6534921 gene encoding trypsin-1 gives MKAFFWAFMTLLGFIPHCTVANTLSSDFIDLLDFSDNAEFQWGESENQVYENRTGENDVVSFLSRHRLNKRQAPTSQLLENKDYGSCSTPLGESGRCRHIIYCRMPELKNDVWRLVSQLCIIEKSSIGICCTDQSTSNRFSPQVVTNTDGDEPRIVNKPEQRGCGITSRQFPRLTGGRPAEPDEWPWMAALLQEGLPFVWCGGVLITDRHVLTAAHCIYKKNKEDIFVRLGEYNTHMLNETRARDFRIANMVLHIDYNPQNYDNDIAIVRIDRATIFNTYIWPVCMPPVNEDWSDRNAIVTGWGTQKFGGPHSNILMEVNLPVWKQSDCRSSFVQHVPDTAMCAGFPEGGQDSCQGDSGGPLLIQLPNQRWVTIGIVSWGVGCGQRGRPGIYTRVDRYLDWILSNADI, from the exons ATGAAGGCCTTTTTTTGGGCATTCATGACTTTACTGGGTTTCATCCCGCATTGTACAGTCGCCAATACTTTATCCAGTGATTTTATAG ATCTTCTCGACTTTAGCGATAATGCTGAGTTTCAATGGGGGGAGTCCGAAAATCAGGTATACGAAAATCGCACTGGGGAAAACGATGTCGTGAGTTTCCTCTCCCGACATCGCCTAAACAAGCGACAGGCTCCCACCTCGCAATTGCTG GAGAACAAGGATTACGGATCATGTAGCACTCCTTTGGGTGAGTCCGGACGATGTCGCCATATTATCTACTGTCGCATGCCAGAACTGAAGAATGATGTCTGGCGTTTGGTCTCTCAGCTTTGCATCATTGAGAAAAG CTCCATAGGCATTTGCTGCACTGACCAATCGACGAGCAACCGATTTAGTCCCCAAGTCGTGACCAATACGGACGGAGATGAGCCGCGTATCGTTAATAAGCCGGAGCAGCGAGGCTGTGGAATCACCTCAAGGCAGTTTCCGAGGCTCACCGGTGGACGGCCAGCCGAGCCAGACGAGTGGCCCTGGATGGCGGCCCTGCTGCAGGAGGGTCTGCCCTTCGTTTGGTGCGGTGGGGTCTTGATCACCGACCGCCATGTGCTTACTGCCGCTCACTGCATCTACAAGAAGAACAAGGAGGACATCTTTGTGCGTCTAGGCGAGTACAACACTCATATGCTTAATGAGACGAGGGCGAGAGATTTCCGGATTGCCAACATGGTGCTCCACATCGATTATAATCCACAGAACTACGACAATGATATTGCTATTGTCAGAATCGACAGAGCGACTATATTTAACACTTACATTTGGCCTGTTTGCATGCCGCCCGTGAACGAGGATTGGTCAGACAGAAACGCCATTGTCACCGGTTGGGGCACCCAGAAATTCGGCGGACCTCATTCCAATATTCTCATGGAG GTTAACCTGCCGGTTTGGAAGCAGTCTGATTGCCGGTCGTCATTTGTACAGCACGTTCCGGACACCGCCATGTGCGCCGGATTTCCGGAAGGAGGTCAGGATTCGTGTCAAGGCGATAGTGGAGGTCCACTGTTGATACAACTACCCAACCAACGTTGGGTCACAATCGGCATCGTGTCCTGGGGCGTCGGTTGCGGACAGCGGGGTCGCCCCGGTATCTACACTCGAGTGGATCGCTACCTGGACTGGATTTTGTCTAACGCAGATATCTAG
- the LOC6534920 gene encoding lon protease homolog, mitochondrial isoform X1 yields MLARAIRVRPMMRGIASASVWTRNRPVQNFLMQYSRDRSLRFQRFHGANLMVQRFYSRKRDDSDEDLMSESQGPELMSDRDPQLPATVAVPDVWPHVPLLAMRKNPLFPRFMKIVEVSNPIIMDLLRRKVKLNQPYVGVFLKKTDGEEELITNLDDVYNLGTFAQIQELQDLGDKLRMVVVAHRRIRITGQVVEDVPPPKPVKMTTLHYPLFNIKLQIPAEDQSTDQADATPIKSARKPRGRIPRNRTGKSRESTAAEEIAQNQTLEPPLKSGKVESSSSPKPSTEGKKVEPETEGNASQSAPSAQPVLIVEVENVKQPIYKQTEEVKALTQEIIKTLRDIITMNPLYRESLQQMLHQNQRVVDNPIYLCDLGASLSAGEPAELQKILEETDIPERLQLALTLLKKELELSRLQQKIGREVEEKVKQQHRKYILQEQLKVIKKELGIEKDDKDAIGEKYREKLKDKVVPEAIMTVIDEELTKLNFLESHSSEFNVTRNYLDWLTSLPWGVISTENLCLEKATEILNDDHYGMEDIKKRILEFIAVSSLKGSTQGKILCFHGPPGVGKTSIAKSIARALNREYFRFSVGGMTDVAEIKGHRRTYVGAMPGKLIQCLKKTKIENPLVLIDEVDKIGKGYQGDPSSALLELLDPEQNANFLDHYLDVPVDLSRVLFICTANVIDTIPEPLRDRMELIEMSGYVAEEKIAIARQYLMPQAMKDCGLTDKQINISEDALNMLIRSYCRESGVRNLQKHIEKVIRKVAFRLVKKEGEHFPVNADNLTTFLGKQIFSSDRMYATTPVGVVMGLAWTAMGGSSLYIETSRRHIRQGAKTDPNAVGGSLHITGNLGDVMKESAQIALTVARNFLYSLEPNNLFLEQEHIHLHVPEGATPKDGPSAGITIITALVSLATGKPVRQDVAMTGEVSLKGKVLPVGGIKEKTIAARRSGVNCLILPVDNKKDFEELPTYITEGLEVHFATTYEDVYKIAFTDVTETTTNNVVEQEPLQKVSSAAAAKSGTWP; encoded by the exons ATGTTAGCCCGCGCTATCCGAGTGCGCCCCATGATGCGGGGCATCGCCTCGGCGTCAGTGTGGACCCGGAATCGTCCCGTCCAGAATTTCTTGATGCAATACAGCCGGGATCGGTCGTTGCGTTTCCAGCGATTCCACGGAGCCAATTTGATGGTTCAGCGCTTCTACAGCCGCAAGCGGGATGATTCTGACGAAGATCTTATGTCGGAGAGTCAGGGACCCGAACTTATGTCCGATCGGGATCCCCAGCTTCCGGCAACTGTGGCGGTGCCGGACGTTTGGCCACATGTCCCGCTGTTGGCCATGCGCAAGAATCCTCTCTTTCCCCGCTTCATGAAGATTGTGGAG GTATCCAATCCCATAATCATGGATCTGCTGCGTCGCAAAGTCAAGCTGAATCAACCTTATGTGGGCGTCTTTCTTAAAAAAACTGATGGCGAAGAGGAGCTTATAACCAATTTGGATGATGTCTACAATCTCGGAACATTTGCCCAAATCCAAGAACTGCAGGATCTGGGTGATAAGCTGCGCATGGTTGTGGTGGCCCACCGTCGTATTCGAATCACCGGTCAGGTGGTAGAGGACGTGCCACCTCCTAAGCCCG TGAAAATGACAACTTTGCATTATCCtctatttaatataaaattacaaatcCCAGCTGAAGATCAAAGCACTGATCAAGCGGATGCTACGCCTATAAAATCAGCCCGAAAGCCTCGTGGCCGTATACCCAGGAATCGGACCGGAAAATCACGTGAATCGACGGCCGCTGAAGAAATTGCACAAAACCAGACTCTAGAGCCGCCACTGAAATCAGGCAAAGTCGAGTCATCGAGTTCGCCAAAGCCTTCAACAGAAGGAAAAAAAGTGGAACCTGAGACGGAAGGAAATGCCAGTCAATCTGCGCCTAGCGCTCAACCTGTTCTAATTGTAGAAGTGGAGAACGTTAAGCAACCGATTTATAAACAAACCGAAGAGGTCAAGGCATTAACTCAGGAGATAATTAAGACCCTTCGGGACATAATCACAATGAATCCCTTGTATAG GGAGAGTCTACAGCAGATGCTGCATCAAAATCAACGAGTTGTCGACAACCCCATTTATCTGTGCGATTTGGGAGCTTCCCTTTCCGCTGGAGAACCAGCTGAGCTGCAAAAAATCCTGGAGGAAACAgat ATCCCAGAACGTCTACAGTTGGCATTAACTCTACTCAAAAAGGAGTTGGAACTGTCTAGACTGCAACAAAAAATTGGACGTGAAGTAGAGGAAAAAGTCAAGCAGCAGCATCGCAAATATATACTCCAGGAGCAGTTGAAAGTTATCAAAAAAGAACTGGGCATCGAAAAAGACGACAAGGATGCCATTGGTGAAAAGTACCGCGAAAAGCTGAAGGATAAAGTGGTTCCCGAAGCCATTATGACAGTAATTGACGAAGAGCTCACCAAGCTGAACTTCCTAGAAAGTCACAGCTCCGAGTTTAA tgTAACAAGAAATTACCTCGACTGGCTTACTTCCCTACCTTGGGGCGTTATCAGCACCGAAAATCTCTGCCTGGAGAAGGCCACTGAAATACTTAACGACGATCACTATGGAATGGAGGATATCAAAAAGCGTATATTGGAATTCATTGCCGTCAGTTCTCTTAAGGGCTCGACGCAGGGCAAAATCTTATGCTTCCATGGACCACCTGGTGTGGGAAAGACAAGCATAGCGAAGTCCATTGCGCGCGCTTTGAACCGCGAGTATTTCCGCTTCAGTGTAGGCGGAATGACAGACGTGGCCGAGATCAAGGGTCATCGTCGCACCTATGTGGGCGCCATGCCGGGTAAACTGATTCAGTGCCTGAAGAAGACCAAGATTGAAAATCCTCTGGTACTCATCGACGAGGTGGACAAGATCGGCAA GGGCTACCAGGGGGATCCTAGCTCAGCATTGTTAGAGCTACTAGACCCTGAGCAGAATGCCAATTTCCTGGACCATTACCTCGATGTGCCAGTGGATCTCTCGCGAGTGCTCTTTATTTGCACAGCTAATGTGATCGACACTATACCCGAGCCGTTAAGAGATCGCATGGAATTGATTGAGATGTCTGGGTATGTTGCCGAGGAAAAGATTGCCATCGCTCGTCAGTATCTGATGCCACAGGCAATGAAGGACTGTGGCTTAACGGATAAGCAAATCAACATTTCCGAGGATGCCTTAAACATGCTGATCCGCAGTTATTGCCGGGAATCCGGGGTGCGAAACCTGCAAAAGCATATTGAGAAAGTTATTCGCAAAGTTGCCTTCCGACTGGTCAAGAAGGAAGGCGAGCACTTCCCGGTTAACGCTGATAACCTGACCACATTCCTGGGCAAACAAATCTTCAGCTCAGATCGCATGTACGCGACAACACCCGTGGGTGTAGTCATGGGTCTGGCCTGGACGGCCATGGGCGGGTCATCGCTTTACATCGAAACCTCAAGACGTCACATACGCCAGGGGGCGAAAACAGATCCGAATGCTGTTGGTGGATCGCTGCACATCACCGGCAATTTGGGAGATGTCATGAAGGAGTCTGCTCAAATAGCCTTAACGGTGGCGCGCAACTTTTTGTATTCGCTCGAGCCCAATAATTTGTTCTTAGAGCAAGA ACACATTCACCTCCATGTTCCTGAAGGTGCCACACCGAAAGACGGTCCCAGTGCTGGCATCACCATTATTACTGCTCTCGTTTCCTTGGCCACTGGGAAGCCGGTGCGCCAAGACGTCGCTATGACGGGCGAAGTATCCCTGAAGGGAAAAGTGCTACCCGTTGGTGGTATTAAGGAAAAGACGATTGCA GCCCGTCGTAGTGGAGTGAATTGTCTTATCCTGCCTGTGGATAACAAGAAGGACTTCGAGGAGTTGCCCACGTACATTACAGAAGGCCTAGAGGTTCACTTTGCTACTACCTACGAGGACGTATACAAGATAGCGTTTACTGATGTAACTGAAACGACAACCAACAATGTTGTGGAGCAGGAGCCGCTGCAGAAGGTTTCCAGTGCGGCCGCTGCCAAGTCGGGAACATGGCCTTAG
- the LOC6534920 gene encoding lon protease homolog, mitochondrial isoform X2 yields the protein MLARAIRVRPMMRGIASASVWTRNRPVQNFLMQYSRDRSLRFQRFHGANLMVQRFYSRKRDDSDEDLMSESQGPELMSDRDPQLPATVAVPDVWPHVPLLAMRKNPLFPRFMKIVEVSNPIIMDLLRRKVKLNQPYVGVFLKKTDGEEELITNLDDVYNLGTFAQIQELQDLGDKLRMVVVAHRRIRITGQVVEDVPPPKPAEDQSTDQADATPIKSARKPRGRIPRNRTGKSRESTAAEEIAQNQTLEPPLKSGKVESSSSPKPSTEGKKVEPETEGNASQSAPSAQPVLIVEVENVKQPIYKQTEEVKALTQEIIKTLRDIITMNPLYRESLQQMLHQNQRVVDNPIYLCDLGASLSAGEPAELQKILEETDIPERLQLALTLLKKELELSRLQQKIGREVEEKVKQQHRKYILQEQLKVIKKELGIEKDDKDAIGEKYREKLKDKVVPEAIMTVIDEELTKLNFLESHSSEFNVTRNYLDWLTSLPWGVISTENLCLEKATEILNDDHYGMEDIKKRILEFIAVSSLKGSTQGKILCFHGPPGVGKTSIAKSIARALNREYFRFSVGGMTDVAEIKGHRRTYVGAMPGKLIQCLKKTKIENPLVLIDEVDKIGKGYQGDPSSALLELLDPEQNANFLDHYLDVPVDLSRVLFICTANVIDTIPEPLRDRMELIEMSGYVAEEKIAIARQYLMPQAMKDCGLTDKQINISEDALNMLIRSYCRESGVRNLQKHIEKVIRKVAFRLVKKEGEHFPVNADNLTTFLGKQIFSSDRMYATTPVGVVMGLAWTAMGGSSLYIETSRRHIRQGAKTDPNAVGGSLHITGNLGDVMKESAQIALTVARNFLYSLEPNNLFLEQEHIHLHVPEGATPKDGPSAGITIITALVSLATGKPVRQDVAMTGEVSLKGKVLPVGGIKEKTIAARRSGVNCLILPVDNKKDFEELPTYITEGLEVHFATTYEDVYKIAFTDVTETTTNNVVEQEPLQKVSSAAAAKSGTWP from the exons ATGTTAGCCCGCGCTATCCGAGTGCGCCCCATGATGCGGGGCATCGCCTCGGCGTCAGTGTGGACCCGGAATCGTCCCGTCCAGAATTTCTTGATGCAATACAGCCGGGATCGGTCGTTGCGTTTCCAGCGATTCCACGGAGCCAATTTGATGGTTCAGCGCTTCTACAGCCGCAAGCGGGATGATTCTGACGAAGATCTTATGTCGGAGAGTCAGGGACCCGAACTTATGTCCGATCGGGATCCCCAGCTTCCGGCAACTGTGGCGGTGCCGGACGTTTGGCCACATGTCCCGCTGTTGGCCATGCGCAAGAATCCTCTCTTTCCCCGCTTCATGAAGATTGTGGAG GTATCCAATCCCATAATCATGGATCTGCTGCGTCGCAAAGTCAAGCTGAATCAACCTTATGTGGGCGTCTTTCTTAAAAAAACTGATGGCGAAGAGGAGCTTATAACCAATTTGGATGATGTCTACAATCTCGGAACATTTGCCCAAATCCAAGAACTGCAGGATCTGGGTGATAAGCTGCGCATGGTTGTGGTGGCCCACCGTCGTATTCGAATCACCGGTCAGGTGGTAGAGGACGTGCCACCTCCTAAGCCCG CTGAAGATCAAAGCACTGATCAAGCGGATGCTACGCCTATAAAATCAGCCCGAAAGCCTCGTGGCCGTATACCCAGGAATCGGACCGGAAAATCACGTGAATCGACGGCCGCTGAAGAAATTGCACAAAACCAGACTCTAGAGCCGCCACTGAAATCAGGCAAAGTCGAGTCATCGAGTTCGCCAAAGCCTTCAACAGAAGGAAAAAAAGTGGAACCTGAGACGGAAGGAAATGCCAGTCAATCTGCGCCTAGCGCTCAACCTGTTCTAATTGTAGAAGTGGAGAACGTTAAGCAACCGATTTATAAACAAACCGAAGAGGTCAAGGCATTAACTCAGGAGATAATTAAGACCCTTCGGGACATAATCACAATGAATCCCTTGTATAG GGAGAGTCTACAGCAGATGCTGCATCAAAATCAACGAGTTGTCGACAACCCCATTTATCTGTGCGATTTGGGAGCTTCCCTTTCCGCTGGAGAACCAGCTGAGCTGCAAAAAATCCTGGAGGAAACAgat ATCCCAGAACGTCTACAGTTGGCATTAACTCTACTCAAAAAGGAGTTGGAACTGTCTAGACTGCAACAAAAAATTGGACGTGAAGTAGAGGAAAAAGTCAAGCAGCAGCATCGCAAATATATACTCCAGGAGCAGTTGAAAGTTATCAAAAAAGAACTGGGCATCGAAAAAGACGACAAGGATGCCATTGGTGAAAAGTACCGCGAAAAGCTGAAGGATAAAGTGGTTCCCGAAGCCATTATGACAGTAATTGACGAAGAGCTCACCAAGCTGAACTTCCTAGAAAGTCACAGCTCCGAGTTTAA tgTAACAAGAAATTACCTCGACTGGCTTACTTCCCTACCTTGGGGCGTTATCAGCACCGAAAATCTCTGCCTGGAGAAGGCCACTGAAATACTTAACGACGATCACTATGGAATGGAGGATATCAAAAAGCGTATATTGGAATTCATTGCCGTCAGTTCTCTTAAGGGCTCGACGCAGGGCAAAATCTTATGCTTCCATGGACCACCTGGTGTGGGAAAGACAAGCATAGCGAAGTCCATTGCGCGCGCTTTGAACCGCGAGTATTTCCGCTTCAGTGTAGGCGGAATGACAGACGTGGCCGAGATCAAGGGTCATCGTCGCACCTATGTGGGCGCCATGCCGGGTAAACTGATTCAGTGCCTGAAGAAGACCAAGATTGAAAATCCTCTGGTACTCATCGACGAGGTGGACAAGATCGGCAA GGGCTACCAGGGGGATCCTAGCTCAGCATTGTTAGAGCTACTAGACCCTGAGCAGAATGCCAATTTCCTGGACCATTACCTCGATGTGCCAGTGGATCTCTCGCGAGTGCTCTTTATTTGCACAGCTAATGTGATCGACACTATACCCGAGCCGTTAAGAGATCGCATGGAATTGATTGAGATGTCTGGGTATGTTGCCGAGGAAAAGATTGCCATCGCTCGTCAGTATCTGATGCCACAGGCAATGAAGGACTGTGGCTTAACGGATAAGCAAATCAACATTTCCGAGGATGCCTTAAACATGCTGATCCGCAGTTATTGCCGGGAATCCGGGGTGCGAAACCTGCAAAAGCATATTGAGAAAGTTATTCGCAAAGTTGCCTTCCGACTGGTCAAGAAGGAAGGCGAGCACTTCCCGGTTAACGCTGATAACCTGACCACATTCCTGGGCAAACAAATCTTCAGCTCAGATCGCATGTACGCGACAACACCCGTGGGTGTAGTCATGGGTCTGGCCTGGACGGCCATGGGCGGGTCATCGCTTTACATCGAAACCTCAAGACGTCACATACGCCAGGGGGCGAAAACAGATCCGAATGCTGTTGGTGGATCGCTGCACATCACCGGCAATTTGGGAGATGTCATGAAGGAGTCTGCTCAAATAGCCTTAACGGTGGCGCGCAACTTTTTGTATTCGCTCGAGCCCAATAATTTGTTCTTAGAGCAAGA ACACATTCACCTCCATGTTCCTGAAGGTGCCACACCGAAAGACGGTCCCAGTGCTGGCATCACCATTATTACTGCTCTCGTTTCCTTGGCCACTGGGAAGCCGGTGCGCCAAGACGTCGCTATGACGGGCGAAGTATCCCTGAAGGGAAAAGTGCTACCCGTTGGTGGTATTAAGGAAAAGACGATTGCA GCCCGTCGTAGTGGAGTGAATTGTCTTATCCTGCCTGTGGATAACAAGAAGGACTTCGAGGAGTTGCCCACGTACATTACAGAAGGCCTAGAGGTTCACTTTGCTACTACCTACGAGGACGTATACAAGATAGCGTTTACTGATGTAACTGAAACGACAACCAACAATGTTGTGGAGCAGGAGCCGCTGCAGAAGGTTTCCAGTGCGGCCGCTGCCAAGTCGGGAACATGGCCTTAG